A genomic region of Eschrichtius robustus isolate mEscRob2 chromosome 21, mEscRob2.pri, whole genome shotgun sequence contains the following coding sequences:
- the ZFP42 gene encoding zinc finger protein 42 homolog, with translation MDQKLKKREKTRGQKGPGRRAVSGDKSLPAQQEPPDTTWTLCDEDVCYETSFRVVEEDSFSDCYIECIIRGEFSEPITEEDSLLKSFDCLKEGSEQELSQQALTASSLLERSLEYMKKGAKQELPQKFGGENSLLESSEYMTGKKLPPGEIPSTDCSDPQQLTACTKMKPSTNKEYDAPEKIVCPQSGCIREFKNRASLRKHLRVHSPRDHVCAECGKAFKESAKLKRHFLVHTGEKPFPCTFEGCGKRFSLSFNLRTHVRIHTGEKPFVCPFEGCRKKFIQSNNMKAHLLTHAKAEMSQ, from the coding sequence ATGGACCAGAaactgaagaaaagggaaaagacacGTGGCCAGAAAGGGCCTGGTAGAAGAGCTGTCAGTGGGGACAAGTCACTGCCAGCCCAGCAGGAACCTCCTGACACGACGTGGACCTTATGTGATGAGGATGTGTGCTATGAGACTAGCTTTCGGGTTGTTGAAGAGGATTCCTTCTCTGACTGTTACATAGAATGCATAATAAGAGGTGAGTTTTCTGAACCTATCACAGAAGAGGACTCACTTCTTAAGTCCTTTGACTGTCTGAAAGAAGGATCAGAACAAGAGCTTTCTCAACAGGCTCTTACGGCAAGCTCACTTCTTGAACGTTCCTTGGAATACATGAAAAAGGGGGCAAAACAAGAACTTCCTCAAAAGTTTGGTGGAGAGAATTCACTTCTTGAGTCTTCTGAGTACATGACAGGCAAGAAGCTTCCTCCTGGAGAAATACCCAGCACTGACTGTTCAGATCCTCAACAGCTCACAGCATGCACTAAAATGAAGCCAAGTACAAATAAAGAATATGATGCTCCAGAAAAAATTGTTTGTCCTCAGAGTGGATGCATAAGAGAGTTCAAGAATAGAGCATCCCTGAGAAAGCATCTCCGGGTTCACAGTCCCCGAGATCACGTATGTgcagaatgtgggaaagccttcaagGAGAGTGCAAAACTAAAAAGACATTTTCTggttcatactggagagaagccATTTCCGTGTACTTTTGAAGGGTGCGGAAAACGTTTTTCCCTGTCCTTCAACTTGCGTACACATGTGCGCATCCACACCGGGGAGAAACCTTTTGTATGTCCCTTTGAAGGCTGTCGCAAGAAGTTTATTCAGTCAAATAACATGAAAGCGCACCTCTTAACTCATGCAAAGGCCGAAATGAGTCAGTga